A genomic segment from Vigna unguiculata cultivar IT97K-499-35 unplaced genomic scaffold, ASM411807v1 contig_462, whole genome shotgun sequence encodes:
- the LOC114171991 gene encoding uncharacterized protein LOC114171991, which yields MVREQKKLIPLLKKTKSNRLIEIEKFSHYVARQIGFKDASEVPVLCILAQDLLRRSKECDENIYEYICSVNGSNAYSLYMNLMDEFERCVNSYLAFHWNQVTHVINLALSVESGHTKKFKKIILAAMRKQRFERENKNIQVTRRLYTSTEKMKAKNGDMDEVIPSERSPILLLIGGGMGAGKSCVLENVLKGALWSREATNAVIVVETNVFSETEIIYMALNSRVHHDDMLQTAELMHQSSTHVALSKLVTALNEGRDVIMNDTLSCESFIKQTIAMARNIHEYQYQMGVGYKVAEDGTVTENYWERLHDTKEENQSKEISNGKPCTKKPYSIALFGVVCDSYLAMVRIIRKAIITRSAVNINSQLKSHKMFANAFPRYCNLVDYARLCCTNVVGRSPNVRV from the exons ATGGTGAGAGAGCAGAAGAAGTTGATTCCACTGCTAAAAAAGACGAAATCTAACCGTCTTATAGAGATTGAAAAGTTCTCCCACTACGTTG CAAGACAGATTGGATTTAAAGATGCTAGTGAGGTTCCAGTATTATGTATATTGGCCCAAGACCTTTTGAGAAGATCCAAAGAATGTGATGAAAATATCTATGAATACATTTGTAGTGTCAACGGGAGCAACGCTTATTCTTTATATATGAATCTCATGGATGAGTTTGAGAGATGCGTTAACAGTTATTTAGCATTTCACTGGAATCAAGTCACACATGTCATTAATTTG gcttTAAGTGTTGAGTCTGGACATACGAAAAAGTTCAAGAAAATTATATTGGCAGCTATGag AAAACAAAGGTTTGAAAGAGAAAACAAGAATATTCAGGTGACAAGAAGGTTGTATACTTCGACAGAAAAGATGAAAGCAAAAAATGGTGACATGGATGAGGTTATACCCAGCGAGAGGAGTCCGATTTTACTACTTATAGGGGGTGGCATGGGAGCCGGAAAGAGTTGTGTCCTTGAAAATGTTCTCAAAGG AGCACTTTGGTCTCGAGAAGCTACAAATGCTGTGATAGTTGTTGAGACAAATGTCTTTAGTGAGACTGAAATCATATATATGGCCCTTAATTCAAGAGTTCACCATGATGACATGCTCCAAACTGCTGAATTG ATGCATCAATCTTCCACTCATGTTGCATTATCTAAGCTTGTGACAGCTCTAAATGAGGGTCGGGATGTGATCATGAATGATACCTTATCATGTGAGTCATTTATAAAACAGACTATTGCGATGGCAAGAAATATTCACGAATACCAATACCAAATGGGAGTAGGGTATAAAGTAGCTGAAGATGGGACGGTCACCGAAAATTACTGGGAGAGATTACATgacacaaaagaagaaaatcaatCAAAGGAAATTTCTAATGGAAAACCATGCACGAAAAAGCCTTATAGCATTGCGCTATTTGGCGTGGTTTGTGATAGTTATCTTGCTATGGTTAGAATCATTAG GAAAGCTATAATAACAAGGAGCGCAGTGAACATAAATTCACAGTTGAAATCTCACAAAATGTTTGCTAATGCATTTCCAAGATATTGTAATCTTGTTGATTACGCCAGACTCTGCTGCACAAATGTTGTTGGTCGTTCACCAAATGTGAGAGTTTGA
- the LOC114171992 gene encoding uncharacterized protein LOC114171992, producing MKLSDVLIVSAGLIAAAAAFSYLQSGGKEREKKKVVPKKKSGKTEGFSHYVARQLGFQDAEEVPHLCSLVQDYLKRSEECDGRIYEYISHSNGENIDSLYIKLVDEIEKCILSYFSFNWNQAPSIINQALSVKSPPIRKLREIILAATRKIRFERVIMSLRVTRVFSTLVEEMKALQCNQEMVPANLPERSPVLLFLGGGMGAGKSTIREAILKEAFWSQIATNAVIVEADAFKEKDDIYKALNSTTVQLGRDHNEGLESAETVHEFSTRAASSLLVTALNEGRDVIMDSTLSWEPFVKQTITMARNVHRCKYRMGEGYKENEDGTVIENYWVEDEHGETPPTGESNTRQPYRIELVGVVCDSYIAIVRGIRRAIATGRAVRVNAQLKSHQRFARAFPKYCELVDNARLYFTNAIDHPPKLIGWKDGVEDLLVHPRDFKCMERIANLNVKADCIYNLYKEPNTVMESGSIWSEIILAPSRIEDQKELRKAIEKSEKYDG from the exons ATGAAGTTGTCAGATGTTCTAATTGTTTCCGCCGGTTTAATTGCCGCCGCTGCCGCTTTCTCGTACCTCCAGAGTGGTgggaaagaaagagagaagaagaaggtcGTTCCTAAGAAGAAATCTGGAAAAACAGAAGGCTTTTCTCACTATGTTG CAAGACAACTGGGATTTCAAGACGCGGAAGAAGTTCCACATTTATGCTCGTTGGTCCAAGACTATTTGAAAAGAAGCGAGGAGTGTGATGGGAGAATCTATGAGTATATTTCTCATTCCAACGGAGAAAACATAGATTCCCTATATATAAAGCTTgtagatgaaattgaaaaatgcaTCCTAAGCTATTTTTCATTCAACTGGAATCAAGCTCCATCTATTATTAATCAA GCTTTAAGCGTGAAGTCTCCCCCTATAAGAAAGCTGAGGGAAATTATCTTGGCAGCTACaag GAAAATACGGTTTGAAAGAGTTATTATGAGTTTGCGAGTAACCAGAGTATTCTCTACCTTAGTAGAAGAAATGAAAGCACTGCAGTGTAATCAAGAAATGGTGCCCGCGAACTTACCTGAGAGGAGTCCAGTATTGCTGTTTCTGGGAGGTGGCATGGGGGCTGGAAAAAGCACCATCCGTGAAGCCATCCTGAAGGA AGCATTCTGGTCACAAATAGCTACCAATGCTGTGATAGTTGAGGCAGAtgcttttaaagaaaaagatgacaTATATAAGGCTCTTAATTCCACCACCGTTCAGTTGGGTCGTGATCATAATGAGGGGCTGGAAAGTGCTGAAACG GTGCATGAGTTTTCTACCCGTGCTGCATCATCTCTCCTCGTGACAGCGCTAAATGAAGGTCGAGATGTAATCATGGACAGTACCTTGTCATGGGAACCATTTGTAAAACAGACCATTACTATGGCAAGAAATGTTCACAGATGCAAATATAGAATGGGGGAAGGCTATAAAGAGAATGAAGATGGGACTGTCATTGAGAATTATTGGGTTGAAGATGAACACGGGGAAACTCCTCCAACAGGAGAATCAAACACTCGACAACCTTACAGGATTGAGTTAGTGGGCGTGGTTTGTGATAGCTATATTGCTATAGTGAGAGGCATTAG GAGAGCTATTGCGACAGGAAGAGCAGTAAGGGTGAATGCGCAACTAAAATCTCATCAAAGATTTGCCCGTGCATTTCCAAAATATTGTGAGCTTGTCGATAATGCCAGGCTTTATTTTACAAATGCTATTGATCATCCACCAAag CTCATAGGATGGAAAGATGGTGTTGAAGATTTACTGGTGCATCCTCGAGATTTTAAATGCATGGAGAGGATAGCCAATTTGAATGTTAAGGCTGATTGCATCTATAACCTCTACAAGGAACCAAACACCGTCATGGAATCCGGTTCCATTTGGAGTGAAATAATTTTGGCACCTTCAAGAATAGAAGACCAAAAAGAATTGAGGAAGGCTATTGAGAAATCAGAGAAATATGATGGCTAA